The following proteins come from a genomic window of Dreissena polymorpha isolate Duluth1 chromosome 1, UMN_Dpol_1.0, whole genome shotgun sequence:
- the LOC127859438 gene encoding zinc finger protein 862-like isoform X1, which translates to MIRSKKRPVPVSGKSVITNFLVRINNEPSLSESSISERESVQDVASDHETSQPPTKRSKQRASGFDSSWKQDFPWVTEVEGGMMCSLCIRHMCRPARSAIGSAPWVDVPCTWIARDSLNRHQRTETHSQAKLLEANRLAPRNLVGQLEEMGCLQKSARIAAFKNLYWLMKQEVPHTTNYLPLNDLVKLQGCSILANMNQGQNNKGESQRFVQEAVLAMGNIIRQDILTQAIDSPWYTIMVDETTDISVISEMTVYIRFLKDGRSQTRFLSILPLNDCKAETITTSLTTHLRELHLPLDRMCAFGSDGAPVMVGSKNGVAAQLRKLVPHLINNHCVAHRLALAAGQAANGLTYMLKFKDIIGDLYRFYAKSAVRTRGLHEIQELLQEPDLKLVEAKDVRWLSHDKATTTLRRCLPSVYKSLDREAEERNDARAAGLAKFSQNYQFVLTLHMMCDVLPHLSDLSKAMQAKDAIYTCIKPLVLGTLAILQGLLNTPGEHFQAAPDRVARLHADGFGITVPTEEQVQHFTDKLYRPFVQQLMSNIEERFPDLPLLQLFEAFNTTKFPTGDMGNHGEQDIKKLADHFNLPVDATLHNWRQVRGSLQGTEKKAEEAMEWVTIHLRNSHDQLYKLAAVGLLLPTSTADCERGFSTMKRIKTENRSRMKSAVLNALMTVSIEGPDIEAVDFGKMVDAWHQEKPRRTVF; encoded by the exons ATGATTAGGTCTAAGAAACGACCAGTCCCTGTGTCTGGCAAATCTGTGATAACTAATTTCTTGGTCAGGATTAATAATGAACCGTCGCTGTCAGAGAGTTCAATAAGTGAACGTGAAAGTGTCCAGGACGTAGCAAGTGATCATGAGACTTCCCAACCACCAACAAAGCGGTCCAAGCAGCGTGCCAGTGGGTTCGAtagtagttggaagcaagattttccatgggtcacagaAGTTGAAGGAG gTATGATGTGCTCTTTGTGCATTCGTCACATGTGCAGACCTGCGCGTTCAGCAATCGGTAGTGCCCCGTGGGTAGATGTGCCTTGCACTTGGATAGCAAGGGACTCACTTAATCGCCATCAGAGGACAGAGACCCACTCCCAGGCCAAACTTCTGGAGGCAAACCGCCTGGCTCCAAGAAATCTGGTGGGGCAGCTTGAAGAGATGGGCTGTCTACAGAAAAGTGCTAGGATCGCAGCATTCAAGAATTTGTACTGGTTGATGAAGCAGGAAGTTCCTCACACAACAAACTACCTCCCTCTTAATGATCTTG TGAAGCTACAAGGCTGCTCCATCCTGGCTAACATGAACCAGGGTCAGAACAACAAAGGTGAATCGCAGCGCTTTGTACAGGAAGCGGTTCTGGCCATGGGCAACATCATTCGGCAGGACATCCTGACCCAGGCCATCGACTCCCCATGGTACACCATCATGGTGGATGAGACAACAGATATATCTGTTATCAGTGAGATGACAGTATATATAAG GTTCCTGAAAGATGGCAGGAGCCAGACAAGATTCCTGTCAATACTGCCACTAAACGACTGCAAGGCAGAGACCATCACTACAAGTCTCACAACACACCTTAGAGAGCTCCATCTGCCACTCGATCGTATGTGTGCCTTCGGCAGCGATGGTGCCCCTGTTATGGTGGGTTCAAAAAATGGTGTCGCTGCCCAGTTGAGGAAACTTGTACCGCACCTCATAAACAACCATTGTGTGGCTCACCGTCTCGCCCTGGCAGCCGGACAAGCAGCAAATGGATTGACATACATGCTCAAGTTTAAGGACATCATTGGAGACTTGTATCGTTTCTACGCAAAGAGTGCTGTGCGAACGCGGGGATTACACGAGATTCAA GAGTTACTCCAGGAGCCAGATCTCAAGCTTGTGGAGGCGAAGGATGTGCGTTGGCTGTCGCATGACAAGGCGACCACTACCCTGAGGAGGTGCCTTCCCTCTGTTTACAAAAGCTTGGATCGTGAGGCCGAAGAAAGAAACGATGCAAGGGCAGCTGGTCTCGCAAAATTCTCTCAGAACTACCAGTTTGTGCTGACACTGCACATGATGTGTGACGTGCTTCCACATCTTTCTGATCTTTCCAAGGCAATGCAG GCAAAAGATGCAATctacacatgcatcaagcctctAGTCCTTGGAACTCTGGCCATTCTTCAGGGCCTCTTGAATACCCCAGGAGAACACTTCCAGGCAGCCCCCGATAGAGTGGCCCGTCTCCATGCAGATGGCTTTGGCATCACTGTGCCCACTGAAGAGCAGGTCCAGCATTTCACGGACAAG TTGTACCGGCCTTTTGTGCAGCAGCTGATGTCCAACATAGAAGAGCGATTTCCAGACTTGCCATTGCTGCAGCTCTTCGAGGCTTTCAACACCACAAAGTTCCCCACTGGAGATATGGGCAACCATGGCGAACAGGACATCAAG aaACTGGCTGACCACTTCAACCTTCCCGTTGACGCAACACTGCACAACTGGAGGCAGGTTCGAGGCAGCCTACAGGGCACAGAGAAGAAGGCTGAAGAGGCAATGGAGTGGGTGACAATCCATTTGCGTAATAGCCACGACCAGCTCTACAAGCTGGCAGCCGTTGGCCTGCTCCTCCCTACATCTACAGCTG aCTGCGAGAGGGGATTCAGCACGATGAAAAGGATAAAGACGGAAAATCGTTCTCGCATGAAGTCTGCTGTCCTCAATGCACTGATGACGGTCAGCATTGAAGGGCCAGACATTGAGGCAGTAGACTTCGGGAAAATGGTGGATGCCTGGCACCAGGAGAAGCCTCGCAGAACAGTGTTTTGA
- the LOC127859438 gene encoding zinc finger protein 862-like isoform X2, giving the protein MIDYYRINNEPSLSESSISERESVQDVASDHETSQPPTKRSKQRASGFDSSWKQDFPWVTEVEGGMMCSLCIRHMCRPARSAIGSAPWVDVPCTWIARDSLNRHQRTETHSQAKLLEANRLAPRNLVGQLEEMGCLQKSARIAAFKNLYWLMKQEVPHTTNYLPLNDLVKLQGCSILANMNQGQNNKGESQRFVQEAVLAMGNIIRQDILTQAIDSPWYTIMVDETTDISVISEMTVYIRFLKDGRSQTRFLSILPLNDCKAETITTSLTTHLRELHLPLDRMCAFGSDGAPVMVGSKNGVAAQLRKLVPHLINNHCVAHRLALAAGQAANGLTYMLKFKDIIGDLYRFYAKSAVRTRGLHEIQELLQEPDLKLVEAKDVRWLSHDKATTTLRRCLPSVYKSLDREAEERNDARAAGLAKFSQNYQFVLTLHMMCDVLPHLSDLSKAMQAKDAIYTCIKPLVLGTLAILQGLLNTPGEHFQAAPDRVARLHADGFGITVPTEEQVQHFTDKLYRPFVQQLMSNIEERFPDLPLLQLFEAFNTTKFPTGDMGNHGEQDIKKLADHFNLPVDATLHNWRQVRGSLQGTEKKAEEAMEWVTIHLRNSHDQLYKLAAVGLLLPTSTADCERGFSTMKRIKTENRSRMKSAVLNALMTVSIEGPDIEAVDFGKMVDAWHQEKPRRTVF; this is encoded by the exons ATGATCGATTACTACCG GATTAATAATGAACCGTCGCTGTCAGAGAGTTCAATAAGTGAACGTGAAAGTGTCCAGGACGTAGCAAGTGATCATGAGACTTCCCAACCACCAACAAAGCGGTCCAAGCAGCGTGCCAGTGGGTTCGAtagtagttggaagcaagattttccatgggtcacagaAGTTGAAGGAG gTATGATGTGCTCTTTGTGCATTCGTCACATGTGCAGACCTGCGCGTTCAGCAATCGGTAGTGCCCCGTGGGTAGATGTGCCTTGCACTTGGATAGCAAGGGACTCACTTAATCGCCATCAGAGGACAGAGACCCACTCCCAGGCCAAACTTCTGGAGGCAAACCGCCTGGCTCCAAGAAATCTGGTGGGGCAGCTTGAAGAGATGGGCTGTCTACAGAAAAGTGCTAGGATCGCAGCATTCAAGAATTTGTACTGGTTGATGAAGCAGGAAGTTCCTCACACAACAAACTACCTCCCTCTTAATGATCTTG TGAAGCTACAAGGCTGCTCCATCCTGGCTAACATGAACCAGGGTCAGAACAACAAAGGTGAATCGCAGCGCTTTGTACAGGAAGCGGTTCTGGCCATGGGCAACATCATTCGGCAGGACATCCTGACCCAGGCCATCGACTCCCCATGGTACACCATCATGGTGGATGAGACAACAGATATATCTGTTATCAGTGAGATGACAGTATATATAAG GTTCCTGAAAGATGGCAGGAGCCAGACAAGATTCCTGTCAATACTGCCACTAAACGACTGCAAGGCAGAGACCATCACTACAAGTCTCACAACACACCTTAGAGAGCTCCATCTGCCACTCGATCGTATGTGTGCCTTCGGCAGCGATGGTGCCCCTGTTATGGTGGGTTCAAAAAATGGTGTCGCTGCCCAGTTGAGGAAACTTGTACCGCACCTCATAAACAACCATTGTGTGGCTCACCGTCTCGCCCTGGCAGCCGGACAAGCAGCAAATGGATTGACATACATGCTCAAGTTTAAGGACATCATTGGAGACTTGTATCGTTTCTACGCAAAGAGTGCTGTGCGAACGCGGGGATTACACGAGATTCAA GAGTTACTCCAGGAGCCAGATCTCAAGCTTGTGGAGGCGAAGGATGTGCGTTGGCTGTCGCATGACAAGGCGACCACTACCCTGAGGAGGTGCCTTCCCTCTGTTTACAAAAGCTTGGATCGTGAGGCCGAAGAAAGAAACGATGCAAGGGCAGCTGGTCTCGCAAAATTCTCTCAGAACTACCAGTTTGTGCTGACACTGCACATGATGTGTGACGTGCTTCCACATCTTTCTGATCTTTCCAAGGCAATGCAG GCAAAAGATGCAATctacacatgcatcaagcctctAGTCCTTGGAACTCTGGCCATTCTTCAGGGCCTCTTGAATACCCCAGGAGAACACTTCCAGGCAGCCCCCGATAGAGTGGCCCGTCTCCATGCAGATGGCTTTGGCATCACTGTGCCCACTGAAGAGCAGGTCCAGCATTTCACGGACAAG TTGTACCGGCCTTTTGTGCAGCAGCTGATGTCCAACATAGAAGAGCGATTTCCAGACTTGCCATTGCTGCAGCTCTTCGAGGCTTTCAACACCACAAAGTTCCCCACTGGAGATATGGGCAACCATGGCGAACAGGACATCAAG aaACTGGCTGACCACTTCAACCTTCCCGTTGACGCAACACTGCACAACTGGAGGCAGGTTCGAGGCAGCCTACAGGGCACAGAGAAGAAGGCTGAAGAGGCAATGGAGTGGGTGACAATCCATTTGCGTAATAGCCACGACCAGCTCTACAAGCTGGCAGCCGTTGGCCTGCTCCTCCCTACATCTACAGCTG aCTGCGAGAGGGGATTCAGCACGATGAAAAGGATAAAGACGGAAAATCGTTCTCGCATGAAGTCTGCTGTCCTCAATGCACTGATGACGGTCAGCATTGAAGGGCCAGACATTGAGGCAGTAGACTTCGGGAAAATGGTGGATGCCTGGCACCAGGAGAAGCCTCGCAGAACAGTGTTTTGA